In one Phyllostomus discolor isolate MPI-MPIP mPhyDis1 chromosome 8, mPhyDis1.pri.v3, whole genome shotgun sequence genomic region, the following are encoded:
- the LOC114503701 gene encoding olfactory receptor 7A10-like — protein sequence MDSGNFTRMSEFLLLGLSEDPELQPFLFGLFFCMYLITVLGNLLIILAVSSDSHLHTPMYFFLSNLSLVDICFTSTIVPKMLLNIQTQSKVITYAGCITQMCFSLHFAVLDDILLTVMAYDRFVAICHPLHYMVIMNPKLCGLLVLVSWIISALNSLLQCSMVLRVSFCPDLEIPHFFCELNQMTQHACSDTFLNNIVIYFVTVLLGGGPLAGILYSYSKIVSSIQAIPSAQGKYKAFSTCASHLSVVSLFYGTSLGVYLSSAVTHNSQSSAIASVLYTVVTPMLNPFIYSLRNKDIKRALKRSFVVAGTKGTIT from the coding sequence ATGGATTCAGGAAACTTTACAAGAATGTCAGAATTTCTTCTCCTGGGACTATCAGAGGACCCAGAACTACAGCCCTTCCTATTTGGGCTGTTCTTCTGCATGTACCTGATCACAGTGTTGggaaacctgctcatcatcctggctgtcagctcagactcccacctccacacacccatgtacttcttcctttccaacctgTCCTTGGTAGACATTTGTTTCACCTCTACCATTGTCCCAAAGATGCTACTGAACATCCAGACACAGAGCAAAGTCATCACCTATGCAGGCTGCATCACTCAGATGTGTTTTTCCTTACACTTTGCAGTGTTGGATGATATCCTCCTGACtgtgatggcctatgaccgctttGTGGCCATCTGTCACCCCCTGCACTACATGGTCATTATGAACCCCAAGCTCTGTGGACTACTGGTTCTAGTGTCTTGGATAATAAGTGCTCTGAATTCCCTATTACAATGTTCTATGGTGTTGAGGGTGTCCTTCTGTCCAGACTTGGAAATCCCCCACTTTTTCTGTGAACTCAATCAGATGACCCAACATGCCTGTTCTGACACCTTTCTTAATAACATTGtgatttattttgtaactgtACTACTAGGTGGTGGTCCCCTGGCTGGAATCCTTTACTCTTACTCTAAGATTGTGTCCTCCATACAAGCAATCCCATCAGCTCAGGGGAAGTATAAAGCATTTTCCACCTGTGCATCTCACCTCTCagttgtctccttattttatggTACAAGCTTGGGCGTGTATCTCAGCTCTGCTGTTACCCACAACTCACAGTCCAGTGCAATCGCCTCAGTATTATACACCGTAGTCAcacccatgctgaaccccttcatctatAGTCTCAGGAACAAGGACATAAAGAGAGCTCTCAAAAGATCTTTTGTGGTGGCAGGTACAAAAGGGACAATCACTTGA